The proteins below come from a single Oenanthe melanoleuca isolate GR-GAL-2019-014 chromosome Z, OMel1.0, whole genome shotgun sequence genomic window:
- the SKOR2 gene encoding LOW QUALITY PROTEIN: SKI family transcriptional corepressor 2 (The sequence of the model RefSeq protein was modified relative to this genomic sequence to represent the inferred CDS: inserted 4 bases in 4 codons), translating into MATSPLPGPTDILLPSPSSAYPPDPMNQPRAGHAAMKPNQVGQVILYGIPIVSLVIDGQERLCLAQISNTLLKNFSYNEIHNRRVALGITCVQCTPVQLEILRRAGAMPISSRRCGMITKREAERLCKSFLGENRPPKLPDNFAFDVSHECAWGCRGSFIPARYNSSRAKCIKCSYCSMYFSPNKFIFHSHRTPDAKYTQPDAANFNSWRRHLKLTDKSPQDELVFAWEDVKAMFNGGSRKRALPPAPPXPAAAAPAACHPLGSVKAAAVVGGGLLSPHLLAAPPDLHQKRPRFEEDEELQEAVAAAHGGKSPRSYPVIPVPSKGSFGGMLQKXPGCGGLFPHPYGFPAAAFGXCHKKEEGGGGDALGGAAAHKAGGAAAAGGGLSGLFWPGRKDAAFYPPFCMFWPPRTPGGLPVPTYLQPPPQPPGALGCSLGGDGAGLLRQAFLDLSEPGGEAGPAGLGTGPAGLGTPPAAAPPSAPTAAAAAAARDPLFESPPGGXAEPASPAASDGGSGGGGGRVPPHHPHLLEAAGGRKAGGGYHHSSAFRPVGGKEDSESLAKLHGGGGGGPPRSASPLQLLLPPPPPPPPEDAGCERHPHPPHAAHRLLSPGGTSCSFASEESSEEEEDEEEEDEPEVDVEGHKPPEEEEEDEEEEGEEEPRGGDPLAAGGRFPPARGLPEKGGRERPAAGPFPRPPVEEKPGDGQAPAQPPAGAPRAGSGGSSPAHHPAPEEQPLYKDNQKSKEGNQVILPTKEDTFSDKNKEHNFFITDSEPSGGDFWRDIAGEHTQETNSPHSLKKDVENMGKEELQKVLFEQIDLRRRLEQEFQVLKGNASFPVFNNFQDQMKRELAYREEMVQQLQIIPYAASLIRKEKLGAHLSKS; encoded by the exons ATGGCGACCAGCCCGCTGCCCGGCCCCACCGATATCTTGCTGCCGTCGCCGTCCAGCGCGTACCCGCCGGACCCCATGAACCAGCCGAGGGCCGGCCACGCCGCCATGAAGCCCAACCAGGTGGGGCAGGTGATCCTCTACGGCATCCCGATCGTCTCCCTGGTGATCGACGGGCAGGAGCGGCTGTGCCTGGCGCAGATCTCCAACACCCTCCTCAAAAACTTCAGCTACAACGAGATCCACAACCGGCGGGTGGCCCTGGGCATCACCTGCGTGCAGTGCACGCCGGTGCAGCTGGAGATCCTGCGGCGGGCCGGGGCCATGCCCATCTCCTCCCGCCGCTGCGGCATGATCACCAAGAGGGAGGCAGAGAGGCTCTGCAAGTCCTTCCTGGGGGAGAACCGGCCCCCCAAATTGCCGGATAACTTCGCCTTCGACGTATCCCACGAGTGCGCATGGGGATGCCGCGGGAGCTTCATCCCGGCCCGCTACAACAGCTCCCGGGCCAAGTGCATCAAGTGCAGCTACTGCAGCATGTACTTCTCGCCCAACAAGTTCATCTTCCACTCCCACCGCACCCCCGACGCCAAGTACACCCAGCCCGACGCCGCCAACTTCAACTCCTGGCGCCGCCACCTGAAGCTGACCGACAAGAGCCCCCAGGATGAGCTGGTCTTCGCCTGGGAGGATGTCAAGGCCATGTTCAACGGCGGCAGCCGCAAGCGAGCCctgccgcccgccccgc gccccgccgccgccgcccccgccgcctgCCACCCGCTGGGCTCGGTGAAGGCGGCGGCGGTGGTGGGCGGCGGGCTGCTGAGCCCGCACCTCCTGGCCGCCCCTCCCGACCTGCACCAGAAGCGGCCGCGCTTCGAGGAGGacgaggagctgcaggaggcggtggcggcggcgcaCGGCGGCAAGAGCCCGCGGAGCTACCCCGTCATCCCGGTGCCCAGCAAGGGCTCCTTCGGCGGCATGCTCCAGA TTCCCGGCTGCGGCGGGCTCTTCCCGCACCCCTACGGCTTCCCCGCCGCCGCCTTCG TCTGCCACAAGAAGGAggagggcggcggcggcgatgCCCtcggcggggcggccgcgcaCAaggccggcggggcggcggcggcgggcggcgggctCTCGGGGCTCTTCTGGCCGGGCAGGAAGGATGCCGCCTTCTACCCGCCCTTCTGCATGTTTTGGCCGCCGCGCACCCCGGGCGGGCTGCCGGTGCCCACCTAcctgcagccgccgccgcagcccccCGGCGCGCTGGGATGCTCGCTGGGAGGGGACGGGGCAGGCCTGCTGCGCCAGGCTTTCCTGGACCTGTCGGAGCCCGGCGGCgaggcggggccggcggggctgGGGACGGGGCCGGCGGGGCTGGGGACGCCGCCCGCTGCCGCCCCCCCGTCCGCTcccaccgccgccgccgccgccgccgcccgggaCCCGCTGTTCGAGTCGCCCCCCGGCG GCGCCGAGCCCGCCTCGCCCGCCGCTTCCGacgggggcagcggcggcggcggcgggcgggtCCCCCCGCACCACCCGCACCTGCTggaggcggcgggcgggcgcAAGGCGGGCGGAGGGTACCACCACTCCAGCGCCTTCCGCCCGGTGGGCGGCAAGGAGGACTCGGAGAGCCTGGCCAAGCTgcacggcggcggcggcgggggtCCCCCGCGCTCCGCCTCGccgctgcagctgctgctgccgccgccgccgccgccgccccccgagGATGCGGGATGCGAGAGGCACCCGCACCCTCCGCACGCCGCGCACCGCCTCCTCTCCCCCGGAGGCACCAGCTGCAGCTTCGCCAGCGAAGAGAgcagcgaggaggaggaggacgaggaggaggaagacGAGCCCGAGGTGGACGTCGAGGGGCACAAGCCCcccgaggaggaggaagaggatgaggaggaggagggcgaGGAAGAGCCCCGCGGCGGAGACCCCTTGGCGGCCGGCGGCCGCTTTCCCCCCGCCCGGGGGCTGCCGGAGAAGGGCGGCCGGGAGCGCCCCGCCGCTGGCCCCTTCCCCCGTCCGCCCGTCGAGGAGAAGCCGGGGGATGGTCAAGCCCCAGCGCAGCCGCCTGCTGGGGCCCCgcgggcgggcagcggcggcagcagccCGGCACATCACCCGGCGCCTGAGGAGCAGCCCCTCTACAAGGAT aaTCAGAAGAGCAAGGAGGGAAATCAGGTCATCCTGCCTACGAAAGAGGACACCTTCTCAG ATAAGAACAAGGAGCATAATTTTTTCATCACAGATTCAGAGCCTTCAGGAGGAGACTTCTGGAGAGATATAGCAG gaGAACACACACAAGAAACCAATTCACCTCATTCTCTGAAGAAGGATGTGGAAAATATGGGgaaag AGGAACTCCAGAAGGTTCTGTTTGAGCAGATCGACCTACGGAGGAGGCTGGAACAGGAATTCCAGGTGTTGAAAGGAAACGCGTCTTTCCCAGTCTTCA ACAATTTTCAAGATCAGATGAAGCGGGAGCTGGCGTACAGAGAAGAAATGGTGCAGCAGCTACAAATC